One stretch of Numenius arquata chromosome 8, bNumArq3.hap1.1, whole genome shotgun sequence DNA includes these proteins:
- the LOC141467559 gene encoding E-selectin-like — protein MNCLWFLSLAYGLTVLQGVNCWTYHYSDRNMTYREAEVWCKERYTNMVAIQNKEEINYLNNFLPFNPGYYWIGIRKVNDVWTWIGTNKELTEEAKNWASGEPNGKGNNEDCVEIYIKRGKDDGKWNDEQCEKKKVALCYTASCNPSLCSGRGECIETINNHTCLCNPGFYGPECEFVKSCDPLEKPDHGSLECNHPLENFSYNSSCTVQCEEGYELTAFESVHCTSSGVWSASLAACKAVTCPALEMPAHGAVNCSHPSVELTWGTTCEFTCEEGFALTGPATLQCGSSGAWDRQKPSCAAVRCEAVMWPEEGFVTCDRAPADLTYGSHCDFRCSEGYVLDGPSSIECTAQGQWSESVPKCKAVTCPALEMPAHGAVNCSHPSVELTWGTTCEFTCEEGFALTGPATLQCGSSGAWDRQKPSCAAVRCEAVMWPEEGFVTCDRAPADLTYGSHCDFRCSEGYVLDGPSSIECTAQGQWSESVPKCKVVQCEPLSSPEKGSMDCSHGAGNFTYNTACHFSCLEGWRLNGSHVLECGHSGNWSASLPTCEASELVSYVSVGIAATSASLLSTASFLLWLARHFRRKAKKFTPSSSCQSLTTEGSFQSAGQNV, from the exons ATGAATTGCCTGTGGTTCCTGTCTCTTGCTTATG GACTTACAGTACTGCAGGGGGTGAATTGTTGGACCTACCATTATTCAGACAGAAACATGACCTACAGGGAAGCAGAGGTGTGGTGCAAAGAGAGGTATACTAACATGGTTGCCATTCAGAATAAGGAGGAAATCAACTATCTCAATAACTTCTTACCCTTCAATCCGGGTTACTACTGGATTGGAATCAGAAAAGTTAATGATGTATGGACCTGGATTGGAACTAACAAAGAACTGACAGAAGAGGCAAAAAACTGGGCTTCAGGTGAGCCAAATGGCAAAGGGAACAACGAGGACTGTGTTGAAATCTACATCAAAAGAGGGAAGGATGATGGCAAATGGAATGATGAGCAGTGTGAGAAAAAGAAAGTCGCCTTGTGCTACACAG cttcttGCAACCCATCTCTCTGCAGTGGCCGTGGGGAATGCATAGAGACTATTAACAATCACACCTGCCTCTGTAACCCTGGATTCTATGGGCCTGAATGCGAGTTTG tTAAGAGTTGTGATCCACTAGAGAAGCCTGATCATGGGAGCCTCGAGTGTAACCATCCATTGGAGAACTTCAGCTACAACTCATCCTGCACAGTTCAGTGTGAGGAAGGCTATGAACTGACTGCATTTGAATCTGTACACTGTACCTCTTCTGGGGTCTGGTCTGCCTCCCTTGCAGCGTGCAAAG CTGTGACTTGTCCTGCCTTAGAAATGCCTGCTCATGGTGCTGTGAACTGCTCCCATCCCTCTGTGGAGCTCACCTGGGGTACTACTTGCGAGTTCACCTGTGAGGAAGGATTTGCCCTGACAGGACCAGCCACACTGCAGTGTGGGTCTTCTGGGGCCTGGGACAGGCAGAAACCATCCTGTGCAG CTGTGAGGTGTGAGGCTGTAATGTGGCCAGAAGAAGGCTTTGTGACCTGTGACCGTGCTCCTGCAGATCTCACCTATGGCTCACATTGTGATTTCCGCTGCAGCGAAGGCTACGTTCTGGATGGTCCATCCAGCATTGAGTGCACGGCGCAGGGACAGTGGTCAGAGTCAGTGCCAAAATGCAAAG CTGTGACTTGTCCTGCCTTAGAAATGCCTGCTCATGGTGCTGTGAACTGCTCCCATCCCTCTGTGGAGCTCACCTGGGGTACTACTTGCGAGTTCACCTGTGAGGAAGGATTTGCCCTGACAGGACCAGCCACACTGCAGTGTGGGTCTTCTGGGGCCTGGGACAGGCAGAAACCATCCTGTGCAG CTGTGAGGTGTGAGGCTGTAATGTGGCCAGAAGAAGGCTTTGTGACCTGTGACCGTGCTCCTGCAGATCTCACCTATGGCTCACATTGTGATTTCCGCTGCAGCGAAGGCTACGTTCTGGATGGTCCATCCAGCATTGAGTGCACGGCGCAGGGACAGTGGTCAGAGTCAGTGCCAAAATGCAAAG ttgtaCAGTGTGAACCACTGAGCTCTCCTGAGAAAGGCTCTATGGACTGCTCCCATGGTGCTGGGAACTTCACGTACAACACAGCCTGTCACTTCAGCTGTCTAGAAGGATGGAGGCTCAACGGTTCTCATGTTCTTGAGTGCGGTCATTCAGGAAACTGGAGTGCTAGTCTGCCCACATGTGAAG cTTCTGAACTAGTCAGCTACGTCTCTGTGGGCATAGCAGCCACAAGTGCCTCTCTGTTGTCCACGGCATCGTTCCTCCTCTGGCTTGCAAGACATTTCCGAAGAAAAG CAAAGAAATTTACTCCTTCCAG